A genome region from Lucilia cuprina isolate Lc7/37 chromosome 3, ASM2204524v1, whole genome shotgun sequence includes the following:
- the LOC111675839 gene encoding coronin-7 isoform X1, whose protein sequence is MAWRFKASKYKNAAPIVPKAEACIREICVGSYQTYGNNIAASAAFMAFNWEHTGSSVAVLALDDCGRKSKTMPLLHAHTDTVTDMSFSPFHDGLLATASQDCMVKIWHIPEKGLETSLSDPECVFSHKQRRVETVGFHPTADGLLHSTSMGCVSLFDLTQQKEIYSNNEHPEVIQSASWKQDGTVLATSCKDKYLRILDPRVNGSPIQMSAESHQSIKDSRVVWLGNQSRILTTGFDSARLRQVIIRDIRNLSVPEKTLELDCSTGILMPLYDPDTNMLFLAGKGDTTINYLEVTDKDPFLIEGLRHTGEQTKGACLVPKRALKVMEGEVNRVLQLTSNMVIPIMYQVPRKTYRDFHSDLYPDTTSCRTDLTAADWMSGTNMAVPKMSLDPAKRELGDAPVIIHRGNLKEYVKNIENKKLVLIDDKLNKKQHLNGCHNNPQQIIAKSLKSPKQEVVDGGEDFQKDELSTIFKKFDTKYKTDSEKEMIMADDSHEGDGGAQQITPPSEDSPNTEDSSSSSVPKPMPRTSRNNSLPDAQQPQSPLESNNVIPKPRPRTSAGAYKPRLGPKPFSSNSVDVSFDKVFAVPVAPGSQENLSQTCNNPPANDSETSNSTKPDLIVEIEIKKQSSGSDGENNGLQKSLSTSERRKSSLDDEDSSDKIFEQNHSESSENSTEGDDKPDSELRRFSPARSSIAERRRLYELHSKSTTEERSQSPVPLRRELSKVESTTKTNAIDMKRTSVPEGKMLDERRRNLPPKEVTDSGAGIKKSATETAITTSHKRTSTVFGKVSKFRHLKGTPGHKSTHIENLRNLSRQIPGECNGFTANHERVAVPLSGPGGKIAIFELTKPGRLPDGVIPSLVNGSNIMDFQWDPYDAKRLAVACDDGMVKLWRIPDGGLLEPTNAPEQELTAHSDKIYFIRFHPLAQDILLTASYDMSIKLWNLQTMEEKCVLTGHSDQIFDFAWSPCGKYGATVSKDGKIRIYNPRKSETPIREGNGPVGTRGARIVWALDGQYIVCTGFDKVSERQISVYKADHLNAPLNTASLDVSPSILIPFYDEDSSTLFVTGKGDSTIYCYEITDEEPFICPLSHHRCTSLHQGLSFLTKNHCDVASVEFCKAYRLTNTTIEPLSFTVPRIKSELFQDDLFPPTRVTWLPTMSADEWFLSNDKKVKKISLQPEGMDTLSSIQPVVSQTKPSVASQSAASAAGEHLNKFDIDKNKQKEIQKSVSARMEYNTKLEQDDMEGVDENEWQD, encoded by the exons ATGGCCTGGCGATTCAAAGCATCCAAATATAAGAATGCAGCACCAATTGTACCCAAAGCAGAGGCTTGCATACGTGAAATATGTGTGGGATCTTATCAAACCTATGGCAATAATATTGCTGCCTCAGCTGCCTTTATGGCTTTCAACTGGGAACACACGGGTTCGAGTGTTGCGGTCTTGGCATTAGATGATTGTGGTCGTAAAAGTAAAACTATGCCTCTGCTGCATGCTCATACAGATACTGTTACGGATATGAGTTTTTCACCTTTTCATGATGGTCTTTTGGCTACGGCATCGCAGGATTGTATGGTTAAAATATGGCATATACCAGAAAAAGGTTTGGAAACTTCACTTTCAGATCCAGAATGTGTTTTTTCACACAAACAGAGGCGTGTAGAGACGGTAGGTTTTCATCCTACAGCTGATGGTTTATTGCATTCCACTTCTATGGGTTGTGTAAGCCTCTTCGATTTGACACAACAAAAAGAGATATATT CCAACAATGAACATCCTGAAGTTATACAATCTGCCAGTTGGAAACAAGATGGCACCGTTTTAGCCACTAGCTGCAAAGATAAATATTTACGCATTTTAGATCCTCGAGTCAATGGTTCTCCCATACAAATGTCTGCTGAATCACATCAAAGCATTAAAGATTCCCGTGTCGTTTGGTTGGGTAATCAATCACGCATTTTAACCACCGGTTTCGATTCTGCTCGCCTACGTCAAGTGATTATACGTGATATTCGAAATTTATCAGTTCCCGAAAAAACCTTAGAATTGGATTGTTCTACTGGCATTTTAATGCCTCTATATGATCCGGATACTAATATGTTATTCTTGGCGGGTAAAGGTGATACAACTATTAACTATTTAGAAGTTACCGACAAAGATCCCTTCCTTATTGAGGGTCTACGACATACGGGTGAACAAACTAAAGGTGCTTGTTTAGTGCCAAAGAGAGCTCTTAAAGTTATGGAGGGTGAGGTTAATCGTGTCCTGCAATTGACCTCGAATATGGTTATACCCATTATGTATCAGGTGCCACGTAAG ACTTATCGTGATTTTCATAGTGATTTATATCCCGATACGACTAGTTGTCGTACTGACTTGACGGCCGCTGATTGGATGAGCGGTACTAATATGGCGGTTCCAAAAATGAGTTTGGATCCCGCCAAACGTGAATTGGGAGATGCACCCGTTATT ATACATCGTGGAAACTTAAaagaatatgttaaaaatattgaaaacaaaaaacttgttttaatagatgataaattgaataaaaaacaacatttaaatggTTGTCACAATAATCCACAACAAATTATAGCCAAATCTCTTAAATCACCCAAACAAGAAGTAGTCGATGGTGGTGAGGATTTCCAAAAGGATGAACTctctacaatatttaaaaaattcgatacaaaatataaaacagattCAGAAAAAGAAATGATAATGGCAGATGATAGCCATGAGGGTGATGGTGGTGCTCAACAGATAACACCACCCTCGGAAGATTCACCAAATACTGAAGATTCTTCTTCGTCATCGGTACCAAAACCTATGCCAAGAACATCACGTAACAATTCATTACCAGATGCCCAACAACCTCAGTCACCGTTAGAATCGAATAATGTCATACCTAAGCCAAGGCCTAGAACCTCGGCAGGAGCCTATAAG ccTCGCTTGGGTCCTAAACCTTTCTCCAGCAACTCTGTAGATGTTTCCTTCGATAAAGTATTTGCTGTTCCCGTAGCTCCTGGCTCGCAAGAGAATCTTTCGCAAACTTGTAATAATCCTCCTGCAAATGACAGTGAAACCTCTAACAGCACGAAACCCGATTTAATAGtggaaattgaaataaaaa AACAATCATCTGGTTCTGATGGTGAAAATAATGGTTTACAAAAGTCTCTATCAACTTCTGAGAGACGCAAA TCCTCTCTGGATGATGAAGATTCCAGTGACAAg atATTCGAACAAAATCATTCAGAATCTTCGGAAAATTCCACAGAGGGTGATGATAAACCCGACTCGGAATTACGTAGATTTTCACCAGCACGCAGTAGCATTGCCGAGCGAAGACGTCTATATGAATTGCACTCAAAAAGTACTACCGAAGAAAGATCTCAATCGCCAGTGCCATT ACGCCGTGAATTATCTAAAGTTGAGTCTACTACTAAAACAAATGCCATTGATATGAAGAGAACATCTGTGCCCGAGGGTAAAATGTTGGATGAAAGACGTCGTAATTTACCCCCAAAAGAGGTAACAGACAGTGGGGCTGGTATTAAGAAATCGGCCACAGAAACTGCTATCACCACCTCACATAAACGTACTTCGACTGTCTTTGGTAAGGTGTCAAAATTCCGCCATTTAAAAGGCACACCTGGACACAAGTCTACACACATTGAAAATCTACGCAATTTAAGTAGACAAATACCGGGTGAATGTAATGGTTTCACCGCCAATCATGAACGTGTTGCTGTGCCATTATCTGGTCCGGGGGGAAAAATAGCCATATTTGAATTAACAAAACCAGGACGTTTGCCAGATGGTGTCATACCCTCTTTGGTGAATGGCAGTAATATTATGGATTTCCAATGGGATCCTTACGATGCCAAACGTTTGGCAGTTGCCTGTGATGATGGCATGGTAAAATTGTGGCGTATACCCGATGGTGGTCTTTTGGAACCTACCAATGCTCCCGAACAGGAATTAACTGCTCATTcagataaaatttactttatacgTTTTCATCCCTTGGCCCAAGATATTTTACTAACGGCCAGTTATGATATGTCTATAAAATTATGGAATTTACAAACCATGGAGGAGAAATGTGTTTTAACTGGTCATTCGGATCAAATATTTGACTTTGCTTGGAGTCCTTGTGGAAAATATGGTGCTACCGTTAGTAAGGATGGTAAAATACGTATCTACAATCCACGTAAATCGGAGACACCCATACGTGAGGGCAATGGTCCGGTGGGTACTCGTGGTGCTCGTATTGTTTGGGCTTTAGATGGTCAATATATTGTATGCACCGGCTTTGATAA AGTCTCGGAACGTCAAATCAGTGTTTATAAAGCGGATCATTTAAATGCTCCCTTAAACACTGCCAGTTTAGATGTATCCCCTTCCATTTTAATACCCTTTTACGATGAGGACAGTTCCACCTTGTTTGTTACCGGCAAAGGAGACTCCACCATCTATTGCTATGAAATTACGGATGAGGAACCTTTTATTTGTCCCTTATCACATCATCGCTGTACTTCACTGCATCAGGGTTTAagttttcttaccaaaaatcatTGTGATGTCGCTAGTGTTGAGTTTTGTAAAGCCTACCGCTTGACCAATACCACCATAGAACCTTTAAGTTTTACGGTGCCACGTATTAAG agTGAACTTTTCCAAGATGATTTATTCCCCCCCACACGTGTTACTTGGCTGCCTACCATGTCGGCCGATGAATGGTTCTTATCGAATGATAAAAAAGTCAAGAAAATTAGTTTACAACCTGAAGGCATGGATACTT tgTCCTCTATCCAACCGGTGGTTAGTCAAACAAAACCTTCGGTTGCTTCTCAATCGGCGGCTTCAGCGGCTGGcgaacatttaaataaatttgatattgATAAGAATAAACAGAAAGAA ATTCAAAAATCAGTTAGTGCCCGCATGGAATACAACACCAAATTAGAACAAGACGATATGGAGGGTGTTGACGAAAACGAATGGCAAGATTAA
- the LOC111675839 gene encoding coronin-7 isoform X4: MAWRFKASKYKNAAPIVPKAEACIREICVGSYQTYGNNIAASAAFMAFNWEHTGSSVAVLALDDCGRKSKTMPLLHAHTDTVTDMSFSPFHDGLLATASQDCMVKIWHIPEKGLETSLSDPECVFSHKQRRVETVGFHPTADGLLHSTSMGCVSLFDLTQQKEIYSNNEHPEVIQSASWKQDGTVLATSCKDKYLRILDPRVNGSPIQMSAESHQSIKDSRVVWLGNQSRILTTGFDSARLRQVIIRDIRNLSVPEKTLELDCSTGILMPLYDPDTNMLFLAGKGDTTINYLEVTDKDPFLIEGLRHTGEQTKGACLVPKRALKVMEGEVNRVLQLTSNMVIPIMYQVPRKTYRDFHSDLYPDTTSCRTDLTAADWMSGTNMAVPKMSLDPAKRELGDAPVIPRLGPKPFSSNSVDVSFDKVFAVPVAPGSQENLSQTCNNPPANDSETSNSTKPDLIVEIEIKKQSSGSDGENNGLQKSLSTSERRKIFEQNHSESSENSTEGDDKPDSELRRFSPARSSIAERRRLYELHSKSTTEERSQSPVPLRRELSKVESTTKTNAIDMKRTSVPEGKMLDERRRNLPPKEVTDSGAGIKKSATETAITTSHKRTSTVFGKVSKFRHLKGTPGHKSTHIENLRNLSRQIPGECNGFTANHERVAVPLSGPGGKIAIFELTKPGRLPDGVIPSLVNGSNIMDFQWDPYDAKRLAVACDDGMVKLWRIPDGGLLEPTNAPEQELTAHSDKIYFIRFHPLAQDILLTASYDMSIKLWNLQTMEEKCVLTGHSDQIFDFAWSPCGKYGATVSKDGKIRIYNPRKSETPIREGNGPVGTRGARIVWALDGQYIVCTGFDKVSERQISVYKADHLNAPLNTASLDVSPSILIPFYDEDSSTLFVTGKGDSTIYCYEITDEEPFICPLSHHRCTSLHQGLSFLTKNHCDVASVEFCKAYRLTNTTIEPLSFTVPRIKSELFQDDLFPPTRVTWLPTMSADEWFLSNDKKVKKISLQPEGMDTLSSIQPVVSQTKPSVASQSAASAAGEHLNKFDIDKNKQKEIQKSVSARMEYNTKLEQDDMEGVDENEWQD; this comes from the exons ATGGCCTGGCGATTCAAAGCATCCAAATATAAGAATGCAGCACCAATTGTACCCAAAGCAGAGGCTTGCATACGTGAAATATGTGTGGGATCTTATCAAACCTATGGCAATAATATTGCTGCCTCAGCTGCCTTTATGGCTTTCAACTGGGAACACACGGGTTCGAGTGTTGCGGTCTTGGCATTAGATGATTGTGGTCGTAAAAGTAAAACTATGCCTCTGCTGCATGCTCATACAGATACTGTTACGGATATGAGTTTTTCACCTTTTCATGATGGTCTTTTGGCTACGGCATCGCAGGATTGTATGGTTAAAATATGGCATATACCAGAAAAAGGTTTGGAAACTTCACTTTCAGATCCAGAATGTGTTTTTTCACACAAACAGAGGCGTGTAGAGACGGTAGGTTTTCATCCTACAGCTGATGGTTTATTGCATTCCACTTCTATGGGTTGTGTAAGCCTCTTCGATTTGACACAACAAAAAGAGATATATT CCAACAATGAACATCCTGAAGTTATACAATCTGCCAGTTGGAAACAAGATGGCACCGTTTTAGCCACTAGCTGCAAAGATAAATATTTACGCATTTTAGATCCTCGAGTCAATGGTTCTCCCATACAAATGTCTGCTGAATCACATCAAAGCATTAAAGATTCCCGTGTCGTTTGGTTGGGTAATCAATCACGCATTTTAACCACCGGTTTCGATTCTGCTCGCCTACGTCAAGTGATTATACGTGATATTCGAAATTTATCAGTTCCCGAAAAAACCTTAGAATTGGATTGTTCTACTGGCATTTTAATGCCTCTATATGATCCGGATACTAATATGTTATTCTTGGCGGGTAAAGGTGATACAACTATTAACTATTTAGAAGTTACCGACAAAGATCCCTTCCTTATTGAGGGTCTACGACATACGGGTGAACAAACTAAAGGTGCTTGTTTAGTGCCAAAGAGAGCTCTTAAAGTTATGGAGGGTGAGGTTAATCGTGTCCTGCAATTGACCTCGAATATGGTTATACCCATTATGTATCAGGTGCCACGTAAG ACTTATCGTGATTTTCATAGTGATTTATATCCCGATACGACTAGTTGTCGTACTGACTTGACGGCCGCTGATTGGATGAGCGGTACTAATATGGCGGTTCCAAAAATGAGTTTGGATCCCGCCAAACGTGAATTGGGAGATGCACCCGTTATT ccTCGCTTGGGTCCTAAACCTTTCTCCAGCAACTCTGTAGATGTTTCCTTCGATAAAGTATTTGCTGTTCCCGTAGCTCCTGGCTCGCAAGAGAATCTTTCGCAAACTTGTAATAATCCTCCTGCAAATGACAGTGAAACCTCTAACAGCACGAAACCCGATTTAATAGtggaaattgaaataaaaa AACAATCATCTGGTTCTGATGGTGAAAATAATGGTTTACAAAAGTCTCTATCAACTTCTGAGAGACGCAAA atATTCGAACAAAATCATTCAGAATCTTCGGAAAATTCCACAGAGGGTGATGATAAACCCGACTCGGAATTACGTAGATTTTCACCAGCACGCAGTAGCATTGCCGAGCGAAGACGTCTATATGAATTGCACTCAAAAAGTACTACCGAAGAAAGATCTCAATCGCCAGTGCCATT ACGCCGTGAATTATCTAAAGTTGAGTCTACTACTAAAACAAATGCCATTGATATGAAGAGAACATCTGTGCCCGAGGGTAAAATGTTGGATGAAAGACGTCGTAATTTACCCCCAAAAGAGGTAACAGACAGTGGGGCTGGTATTAAGAAATCGGCCACAGAAACTGCTATCACCACCTCACATAAACGTACTTCGACTGTCTTTGGTAAGGTGTCAAAATTCCGCCATTTAAAAGGCACACCTGGACACAAGTCTACACACATTGAAAATCTACGCAATTTAAGTAGACAAATACCGGGTGAATGTAATGGTTTCACCGCCAATCATGAACGTGTTGCTGTGCCATTATCTGGTCCGGGGGGAAAAATAGCCATATTTGAATTAACAAAACCAGGACGTTTGCCAGATGGTGTCATACCCTCTTTGGTGAATGGCAGTAATATTATGGATTTCCAATGGGATCCTTACGATGCCAAACGTTTGGCAGTTGCCTGTGATGATGGCATGGTAAAATTGTGGCGTATACCCGATGGTGGTCTTTTGGAACCTACCAATGCTCCCGAACAGGAATTAACTGCTCATTcagataaaatttactttatacgTTTTCATCCCTTGGCCCAAGATATTTTACTAACGGCCAGTTATGATATGTCTATAAAATTATGGAATTTACAAACCATGGAGGAGAAATGTGTTTTAACTGGTCATTCGGATCAAATATTTGACTTTGCTTGGAGTCCTTGTGGAAAATATGGTGCTACCGTTAGTAAGGATGGTAAAATACGTATCTACAATCCACGTAAATCGGAGACACCCATACGTGAGGGCAATGGTCCGGTGGGTACTCGTGGTGCTCGTATTGTTTGGGCTTTAGATGGTCAATATATTGTATGCACCGGCTTTGATAA AGTCTCGGAACGTCAAATCAGTGTTTATAAAGCGGATCATTTAAATGCTCCCTTAAACACTGCCAGTTTAGATGTATCCCCTTCCATTTTAATACCCTTTTACGATGAGGACAGTTCCACCTTGTTTGTTACCGGCAAAGGAGACTCCACCATCTATTGCTATGAAATTACGGATGAGGAACCTTTTATTTGTCCCTTATCACATCATCGCTGTACTTCACTGCATCAGGGTTTAagttttcttaccaaaaatcatTGTGATGTCGCTAGTGTTGAGTTTTGTAAAGCCTACCGCTTGACCAATACCACCATAGAACCTTTAAGTTTTACGGTGCCACGTATTAAG agTGAACTTTTCCAAGATGATTTATTCCCCCCCACACGTGTTACTTGGCTGCCTACCATGTCGGCCGATGAATGGTTCTTATCGAATGATAAAAAAGTCAAGAAAATTAGTTTACAACCTGAAGGCATGGATACTT tgTCCTCTATCCAACCGGTGGTTAGTCAAACAAAACCTTCGGTTGCTTCTCAATCGGCGGCTTCAGCGGCTGGcgaacatttaaataaatttgatattgATAAGAATAAACAGAAAGAA ATTCAAAAATCAGTTAGTGCCCGCATGGAATACAACACCAAATTAGAACAAGACGATATGGAGGGTGTTGACGAAAACGAATGGCAAGATTAA
- the LOC111675839 gene encoding coronin-7 isoform X2, with product MAWRFKASKYKNAAPIVPKAEACIREICVGSYQTYGNNIAASAAFMAFNWEHTGSSVAVLALDDCGRKSKTMPLLHAHTDTVTDMSFSPFHDGLLATASQDCMVKIWHIPEKGLETSLSDPECVFSHKQRRVETVGFHPTADGLLHSTSMGCVSLFDLTQQKEIYSNNEHPEVIQSASWKQDGTVLATSCKDKYLRILDPRVNGSPIQMSAESHQSIKDSRVVWLGNQSRILTTGFDSARLRQVIIRDIRNLSVPEKTLELDCSTGILMPLYDPDTNMLFLAGKGDTTINYLEVTDKDPFLIEGLRHTGEQTKGACLVPKRALKVMEGEVNRVLQLTSNMVIPIMYQVPRKTYRDFHSDLYPDTTSCRTDLTAADWMSGTNMAVPKMSLDPAKRELGDAPVIIHRGNLKEYVKNIENKKLVLIDDKLNKKQHLNGCHNNPQQIIAKSLKSPKQEVVDGGEDFQKDELSTIFKKFDTKYKTDSEKEMIMADDSHEGDGGAQQITPPSEDSPNTEDSSSSSVPKPMPRTSRNNSLPDAQQPQSPLESNNVIPKPRPRTSAGAYKPRLGPKPFSSNSVDVSFDKVFAVPVAPGSQENLSQTCNNPPANDSETSNSTKPDLIVEIEIKKQSSGSDGENNGLQKSLSTSERRKIFEQNHSESSENSTEGDDKPDSELRRFSPARSSIAERRRLYELHSKSTTEERSQSPVPLRRELSKVESTTKTNAIDMKRTSVPEGKMLDERRRNLPPKEVTDSGAGIKKSATETAITTSHKRTSTVFGKVSKFRHLKGTPGHKSTHIENLRNLSRQIPGECNGFTANHERVAVPLSGPGGKIAIFELTKPGRLPDGVIPSLVNGSNIMDFQWDPYDAKRLAVACDDGMVKLWRIPDGGLLEPTNAPEQELTAHSDKIYFIRFHPLAQDILLTASYDMSIKLWNLQTMEEKCVLTGHSDQIFDFAWSPCGKYGATVSKDGKIRIYNPRKSETPIREGNGPVGTRGARIVWALDGQYIVCTGFDKVSERQISVYKADHLNAPLNTASLDVSPSILIPFYDEDSSTLFVTGKGDSTIYCYEITDEEPFICPLSHHRCTSLHQGLSFLTKNHCDVASVEFCKAYRLTNTTIEPLSFTVPRIKSELFQDDLFPPTRVTWLPTMSADEWFLSNDKKVKKISLQPEGMDTLSSIQPVVSQTKPSVASQSAASAAGEHLNKFDIDKNKQKEIQKSVSARMEYNTKLEQDDMEGVDENEWQD from the exons ATGGCCTGGCGATTCAAAGCATCCAAATATAAGAATGCAGCACCAATTGTACCCAAAGCAGAGGCTTGCATACGTGAAATATGTGTGGGATCTTATCAAACCTATGGCAATAATATTGCTGCCTCAGCTGCCTTTATGGCTTTCAACTGGGAACACACGGGTTCGAGTGTTGCGGTCTTGGCATTAGATGATTGTGGTCGTAAAAGTAAAACTATGCCTCTGCTGCATGCTCATACAGATACTGTTACGGATATGAGTTTTTCACCTTTTCATGATGGTCTTTTGGCTACGGCATCGCAGGATTGTATGGTTAAAATATGGCATATACCAGAAAAAGGTTTGGAAACTTCACTTTCAGATCCAGAATGTGTTTTTTCACACAAACAGAGGCGTGTAGAGACGGTAGGTTTTCATCCTACAGCTGATGGTTTATTGCATTCCACTTCTATGGGTTGTGTAAGCCTCTTCGATTTGACACAACAAAAAGAGATATATT CCAACAATGAACATCCTGAAGTTATACAATCTGCCAGTTGGAAACAAGATGGCACCGTTTTAGCCACTAGCTGCAAAGATAAATATTTACGCATTTTAGATCCTCGAGTCAATGGTTCTCCCATACAAATGTCTGCTGAATCACATCAAAGCATTAAAGATTCCCGTGTCGTTTGGTTGGGTAATCAATCACGCATTTTAACCACCGGTTTCGATTCTGCTCGCCTACGTCAAGTGATTATACGTGATATTCGAAATTTATCAGTTCCCGAAAAAACCTTAGAATTGGATTGTTCTACTGGCATTTTAATGCCTCTATATGATCCGGATACTAATATGTTATTCTTGGCGGGTAAAGGTGATACAACTATTAACTATTTAGAAGTTACCGACAAAGATCCCTTCCTTATTGAGGGTCTACGACATACGGGTGAACAAACTAAAGGTGCTTGTTTAGTGCCAAAGAGAGCTCTTAAAGTTATGGAGGGTGAGGTTAATCGTGTCCTGCAATTGACCTCGAATATGGTTATACCCATTATGTATCAGGTGCCACGTAAG ACTTATCGTGATTTTCATAGTGATTTATATCCCGATACGACTAGTTGTCGTACTGACTTGACGGCCGCTGATTGGATGAGCGGTACTAATATGGCGGTTCCAAAAATGAGTTTGGATCCCGCCAAACGTGAATTGGGAGATGCACCCGTTATT ATACATCGTGGAAACTTAAaagaatatgttaaaaatattgaaaacaaaaaacttgttttaatagatgataaattgaataaaaaacaacatttaaatggTTGTCACAATAATCCACAACAAATTATAGCCAAATCTCTTAAATCACCCAAACAAGAAGTAGTCGATGGTGGTGAGGATTTCCAAAAGGATGAACTctctacaatatttaaaaaattcgatacaaaatataaaacagattCAGAAAAAGAAATGATAATGGCAGATGATAGCCATGAGGGTGATGGTGGTGCTCAACAGATAACACCACCCTCGGAAGATTCACCAAATACTGAAGATTCTTCTTCGTCATCGGTACCAAAACCTATGCCAAGAACATCACGTAACAATTCATTACCAGATGCCCAACAACCTCAGTCACCGTTAGAATCGAATAATGTCATACCTAAGCCAAGGCCTAGAACCTCGGCAGGAGCCTATAAG ccTCGCTTGGGTCCTAAACCTTTCTCCAGCAACTCTGTAGATGTTTCCTTCGATAAAGTATTTGCTGTTCCCGTAGCTCCTGGCTCGCAAGAGAATCTTTCGCAAACTTGTAATAATCCTCCTGCAAATGACAGTGAAACCTCTAACAGCACGAAACCCGATTTAATAGtggaaattgaaataaaaa AACAATCATCTGGTTCTGATGGTGAAAATAATGGTTTACAAAAGTCTCTATCAACTTCTGAGAGACGCAAA atATTCGAACAAAATCATTCAGAATCTTCGGAAAATTCCACAGAGGGTGATGATAAACCCGACTCGGAATTACGTAGATTTTCACCAGCACGCAGTAGCATTGCCGAGCGAAGACGTCTATATGAATTGCACTCAAAAAGTACTACCGAAGAAAGATCTCAATCGCCAGTGCCATT ACGCCGTGAATTATCTAAAGTTGAGTCTACTACTAAAACAAATGCCATTGATATGAAGAGAACATCTGTGCCCGAGGGTAAAATGTTGGATGAAAGACGTCGTAATTTACCCCCAAAAGAGGTAACAGACAGTGGGGCTGGTATTAAGAAATCGGCCACAGAAACTGCTATCACCACCTCACATAAACGTACTTCGACTGTCTTTGGTAAGGTGTCAAAATTCCGCCATTTAAAAGGCACACCTGGACACAAGTCTACACACATTGAAAATCTACGCAATTTAAGTAGACAAATACCGGGTGAATGTAATGGTTTCACCGCCAATCATGAACGTGTTGCTGTGCCATTATCTGGTCCGGGGGGAAAAATAGCCATATTTGAATTAACAAAACCAGGACGTTTGCCAGATGGTGTCATACCCTCTTTGGTGAATGGCAGTAATATTATGGATTTCCAATGGGATCCTTACGATGCCAAACGTTTGGCAGTTGCCTGTGATGATGGCATGGTAAAATTGTGGCGTATACCCGATGGTGGTCTTTTGGAACCTACCAATGCTCCCGAACAGGAATTAACTGCTCATTcagataaaatttactttatacgTTTTCATCCCTTGGCCCAAGATATTTTACTAACGGCCAGTTATGATATGTCTATAAAATTATGGAATTTACAAACCATGGAGGAGAAATGTGTTTTAACTGGTCATTCGGATCAAATATTTGACTTTGCTTGGAGTCCTTGTGGAAAATATGGTGCTACCGTTAGTAAGGATGGTAAAATACGTATCTACAATCCACGTAAATCGGAGACACCCATACGTGAGGGCAATGGTCCGGTGGGTACTCGTGGTGCTCGTATTGTTTGGGCTTTAGATGGTCAATATATTGTATGCACCGGCTTTGATAA AGTCTCGGAACGTCAAATCAGTGTTTATAAAGCGGATCATTTAAATGCTCCCTTAAACACTGCCAGTTTAGATGTATCCCCTTCCATTTTAATACCCTTTTACGATGAGGACAGTTCCACCTTGTTTGTTACCGGCAAAGGAGACTCCACCATCTATTGCTATGAAATTACGGATGAGGAACCTTTTATTTGTCCCTTATCACATCATCGCTGTACTTCACTGCATCAGGGTTTAagttttcttaccaaaaatcatTGTGATGTCGCTAGTGTTGAGTTTTGTAAAGCCTACCGCTTGACCAATACCACCATAGAACCTTTAAGTTTTACGGTGCCACGTATTAAG agTGAACTTTTCCAAGATGATTTATTCCCCCCCACACGTGTTACTTGGCTGCCTACCATGTCGGCCGATGAATGGTTCTTATCGAATGATAAAAAAGTCAAGAAAATTAGTTTACAACCTGAAGGCATGGATACTT tgTCCTCTATCCAACCGGTGGTTAGTCAAACAAAACCTTCGGTTGCTTCTCAATCGGCGGCTTCAGCGGCTGGcgaacatttaaataaatttgatattgATAAGAATAAACAGAAAGAA ATTCAAAAATCAGTTAGTGCCCGCATGGAATACAACACCAAATTAGAACAAGACGATATGGAGGGTGTTGACGAAAACGAATGGCAAGATTAA